Proteins encoded within one genomic window of Flavobacteriales bacterium:
- a CDS encoding TlpA family protein disulfide reductase: MKKILLILSIFAFTVACGTNEDNRGYKVNVGEQTPEFSMKLMDGTTINNDSLLGKVSVIQFTASWUGVCRKEMPHLEKDVWQKFKDSDFLLIGVDLKETPEKVQKFIEETAVTYPIAIDTDGSVFEKFTLPKAGVTRNIVLDRNGKIIFLTRLFDEKEFKEMIAVIEKELNR, translated from the coding sequence ATGAAAAAAATCCTTTTGATACTGTCTATTTTTGCTTTTACCGTTGCTTGTGGAACTAATGAAGATAATAGAGGCTACAAAGTTAATGTGGGTGAACAAACACCCGAATTTTCCATGAAACTCATGGATGGTACAACAATTAATAACGATTCACTTTTAGGAAAAGTAAGTGTCATTCAGTTTACTGCCTCTTGGTGAGGCGTATGCCGAAAAGAAATGCCTCACCTCGAAAAAGACGTTTGGCAAAAATTTAAAGATTCTGACTTCCTTTTAATAGGGGTAGACTTAAAAGAAACTCCTGAAAAAGTGCAGAAGTTTATTGAAGAAACAGCCGTAACTTACCCTATTGCTATTGACACAGACGGTTCTGTCTTTGAAAAGTTTACCTTACCAAAAGCCGGCGTAACACGAAATATTGTTCTCGATAGAAATGGTAAAATTATCTTCCTCACCAGACTCTTTGACGAAAAAGAATTTAAAGAAATGATAGCTGTTATTGAAAAAGAGCTTAATCGCTAA
- a CDS encoding transketolase family protein translates to MEMKDTRSGFGAGLSELGKTNDKVVALCADLTGSLKMNDFAKNHPDRFFQVGIAEANMMGIAAGLTIGGHIPFTGTFANFSTSRVYDQIRQSIAYSEKNVKICASHAGLTLGEDGATHQVLEDIGMMKMLPGMTVINPCDYNQTKAATIAIAEHHGPVYLRFGRPKVPNFTPDNQEFEIGKALHLVEGSDVSIFATGHLVWEALEAQKELNEKGISAEIINIHTIKPLDETAILESVKKTKCAVTAEEHMLNGGLGESIAQCLSRNLPSPLEMIGVNDTFGESGKPKDLMVKYGLDSKSIVAAAEKVIGRK, encoded by the coding sequence ATGGAAATGAAAGATACACGCTCAGGTTTTGGAGCAGGACTAAGCGAACTAGGAAAAACCAACGATAAAGTCGTGGCTTTGTGTGCGGATTTAACCGGTTCATTAAAGATGAATGATTTTGCTAAAAATCATCCAGATCGTTTTTTCCAAGTTGGTATTGCCGAAGCCAATATGATGGGCATTGCTGCTGGATTAACTATCGGAGGTCATATTCCGTTTACTGGAACATTTGCAAACTTCTCTACTTCAAGAGTATATGACCAAATAAGACAATCTATAGCCTACTCTGAAAAAAATGTGAAAATCTGTGCCTCTCACGCTGGTCTAACGCTAGGTGAAGATGGTGCAACCCATCAGGTATTGGAAGATATTGGAATGATGAAAATGCTTCCTGGAATGACTGTCATTAATCCGTGTGACTACAACCAGACTAAAGCAGCAACCATTGCTATTGCTGAACATCATGGTCCGGTATACCTAAGATTTGGACGTCCGAAAGTACCAAACTTTACGCCAGACAATCAAGAGTTTGAAATTGGTAAAGCATTACATCTTGTAGAAGGTTCTGACGTGAGTATTTTTGCCACCGGACACCTCGTATGGGAAGCATTAGAAGCACAAAAAGAATTGAATGAAAAAGGCATAAGTGCCGAAATCATAAACATTCATACCATTAAACCATTGGATGAGACAGCTATTTTAGAATCTGTAAAAAAGACCAAATGTGCTGTTACTGCTGAAGAGCATATGCTTAATGGTGGATTAGGAGAAAGCATTGCACAATGCCTTTCAAGAAATTTACCCTCACCACTAGAAATGATAGGTGTAAACGACACCTTTGGCGAAAGTGGTAAACCAAAAGATTTAATGGTAAAGTACGGATTAGACTCAAAAAGTATTGTAGCTGCTGCAGAAAAAGTAATTGGAAGAAAATAA
- a CDS encoding ATP-binding cassette domain-containing protein, whose translation MSKKSKTSLKRASRLFVYLKPYRLEFSLGILFLLLSTAASLIFPALMGDLVDSASEKMISNINEIALWLLALFALQAVFSYFRIVLFVNVTEKFLAVLRQETYAHLIKLPMNFFSKRRVGELNSRIASDISMLQETFTTDLAEFFRQVIIIIGGIVFLSLTSVKLTLFMLAIIPAMMLAAVFFGRYIKRFSKQVQESIAESNTIIEETLQGIQNVKAFTNEFFEIGRYTQKTNEVMKIAKKGGKYRGAFASFIIFCLFGSIVAVIWYGVLMINAGELSIGQLFTFILYSVFIGASVGGMADIYAKIQKAVGATEHLLDILDEPTERIEDAFSQDSVKGHILFQDLSFAYPSRPDIKVLKNLNLEIKEGQNIALVGPSGAGKTTLASILFGFYKISEGKILIDQKSIEDYDLHFLRKQIAIVPQDILLFGGTIRENIAYGKLGASEQEIEEAARKANALDFINEFPEKMETLVGERGIQLSGGQRQRIAIARALLKNPRILILDEATSSLDSESEKLVQEAMDVLMKGRTSLVIAHRLSTIKNSDCILVVENGQIIEKGTHQELDKSGGLYSQLSEMQFNA comes from the coding sequence ATGAGTAAAAAAAGTAAAACATCACTTAAAAGAGCCTCACGTTTATTTGTGTATCTAAAACCCTACAGATTAGAATTTTCTCTAGGGATACTCTTTCTTTTACTATCTACTGCTGCCTCTCTAATTTTCCCAGCACTTATGGGTGACTTAGTGGATTCAGCTAGTGAAAAGATGATTAGCAACATAAACGAAATTGCGCTCTGGCTATTGGCATTGTTTGCCTTACAAGCTGTTTTCTCTTACTTCAGAATTGTGTTGTTTGTAAATGTTACTGAAAAATTCTTGGCTGTTTTACGTCAAGAAACCTATGCTCACCTCATCAAACTACCTATGAATTTTTTTTCCAAAAGACGGGTTGGAGAACTCAATAGTAGGATTGCTTCAGACATAAGCATGCTTCAGGAAACCTTCACAACAGATTTAGCCGAATTTTTTAGACAAGTTATAATTATCATTGGCGGGATAGTATTTTTATCGCTTACCTCTGTAAAATTGACCTTATTTATGCTTGCCATCATACCCGCTATGATGCTTGCTGCTGTATTTTTCGGAAGATACATCAAACGATTCTCAAAGCAAGTACAAGAATCTATTGCAGAGTCCAACACCATTATTGAAGAAACCCTTCAAGGTATTCAAAACGTAAAAGCCTTTACCAATGAATTTTTTGAAATAGGCAGATACACTCAAAAAACTAATGAGGTAATGAAAATTGCCAAAAAAGGCGGTAAATACAGAGGTGCTTTTGCTTCCTTCATCATCTTCTGTTTGTTTGGTTCTATTGTAGCCGTAATATGGTATGGAGTACTCATGATTAATGCGGGTGAACTAAGTATAGGTCAGTTATTCACTTTCATATTATATTCCGTATTTATAGGTGCTTCAGTGGGTGGTATGGCAGATATCTATGCTAAAATTCAAAAAGCCGTTGGAGCTACTGAACACTTACTGGATATTTTGGATGAACCTACAGAACGAATCGAAGATGCCTTTAGTCAAGACAGTGTAAAAGGACACATCCTTTTCCAAGACTTAAGTTTTGCCTACCCAAGCCGACCTGATATTAAGGTGCTGAAAAACTTGAACTTAGAAATTAAAGAAGGTCAGAACATTGCTTTAGTAGGGCCTAGTGGTGCTGGAAAAACTACCCTAGCCTCTATCCTTTTTGGATTTTACAAAATCAGTGAAGGTAAAATACTAATCGACCAAAAGAGTATTGAAGATTACGATCTTCATTTCCTAAGAAAACAAATCGCTATTGTACCTCAAGATATTCTCTTATTTGGTGGAACGATTAGAGAAAATATAGCCTATGGTAAACTAGGTGCTAGTGAACAAGAGATTGAAGAAGCAGCACGTAAAGCCAATGCTCTCGATTTCATAAATGAATTTCCTGAAAAGATGGAAACCCTTGTTGGAGAGCGAGGCATTCAACTTTCTGGCGGACAACGACAACGCATTGCCATTGCCAGAGCATTGCTTAAAAATCCTAGAATATTAATCCTAGACGAAGCTACTAGTTCCTTAGATTCCGAATCCGAAAAGTTAGTACAAGAGGCTATGGATGTGCTGATGAAAGGTAGAACATCACTAGTGATAGCTCACCGATTATCGACCATTAAAAATTCAGATTGTATATTAGTAGTCGAAAACGGTCAAATAATTGAAAAAGGAACGCATCAAGAACTGGATAAAAGCGGCGGTTTATACAGCCAACTCAGTGAGATGCAATTCAATGCTTAA
- a CDS encoding transketolase: protein MENDLNAICSQIRRDIVRMVHAQSSGHPGGSLGCVEFLVALYFKIMNHDKNFKMDAIGEDVFFLSNGHISPVLYSVLARSGYFEVSELSTFRTINSRLQGHPTTHDNLPGVRIASGSLGQGLSVAIGAAESKKLNNDDSFVFSLHGDGELQEGQIWEAVMYAAANKIDNVIATIDYNQKQIDGSLDEVLSLGNLNEKFTAFGWEVLEVKEGNNIEAVINVITEAQRLSGNGKPICIIMHTEMGNGVDYMMGSHKWHGVAPNDEELEIALSQNAETLGDY, encoded by the coding sequence ATGGAAAACGACTTAAATGCAATTTGTTCTCAGATAAGAAGAGACATTGTTCGTATGGTTCATGCTCAAAGTTCAGGTCATCCTGGTGGGTCTTTGGGTTGTGTTGAATTTTTAGTAGCACTGTACTTCAAAATTATGAATCACGACAAAAACTTCAAAATGGATGCTATTGGCGAAGATGTGTTCTTCCTTTCCAACGGTCATATTTCACCTGTACTGTATAGTGTTCTTGCTCGAAGCGGTTATTTCGAGGTAAGTGAGCTATCCACTTTCAGAACAATTAACTCAAGACTGCAAGGCCATCCCACAACACATGATAATTTACCTGGTGTACGTATAGCTTCAGGCTCATTAGGTCAAGGACTATCTGTAGCCATTGGTGCTGCTGAAAGCAAAAAGCTTAATAATGATGATTCTTTCGTCTTCAGCCTTCATGGTGATGGAGAACTTCAAGAAGGTCAAATTTGGGAAGCTGTAATGTATGCTGCTGCCAACAAAATTGATAATGTAATTGCTACTATTGACTACAATCAAAAACAAATTGATGGTTCTTTAGACGAAGTGCTTTCTCTTGGCAATTTAAATGAAAAGTTCACTGCTTTTGGCTGGGAGGTATTGGAAGTAAAAGAAGGGAATAACATCGAAGCAGTTATTAACGTTATAACTGAAGCACAACGCCTAAGCGGAAATGGCAAACCTATCTGCATCATTATGCACACAGAAATGGGCAATGGAGTTGATTACATGATGGGGTCACACAAATGGCATGGAGTTGCTCCAAACGATGAAGAATTAGAAATTGCTTTATCACAAAACGCCGAAACCTTAGGAGATTACTAA
- a CDS encoding aspartate aminotransferase family protein, whose translation MEISHAKGMYIYDTNGKPYLDLVAGVSACTLGHSHPKIIESVQQQIEKYAHVMVYGEYVQSPQYRLSKLLVDNLPDSLNCTYLVNSGTEAIEGALKLAKRVSGRKKIISFNKSYHGSTHGALSIMGNETYKTKYRPLLDDCHLIDYNSIDQLTAIDETVAAVVVEPIQGATGFSVPSQEWLNQLRKQCTESGVLLIFDEIQTGFGRTGKLFAIDTFSIVPDIICIAKGMGGGMPIGCFISSKPHMDKLKENPKLGHITTFGGHPVCCAASLATLTELTENKSIIESVSKKEQLFRTHLNHPKIKEIRGKGLMLGIELGDAELCQKVVEKCYDLGIITFFFLFTNTAVRLSPPLIITEEEIIDACQKINTLLTELS comes from the coding sequence ATGGAAATTTCTCACGCTAAGGGCATGTATATTTATGATACCAATGGAAAGCCCTACCTCGATCTTGTAGCAGGTGTATCTGCTTGCACATTAGGTCATTCACACCCTAAAATTATTGAGAGCGTTCAACAGCAAATTGAAAAATATGCTCATGTGATGGTTTATGGAGAATACGTTCAATCCCCTCAATACCGTCTGTCAAAACTTTTGGTTGACAATCTCCCTGACTCTTTAAACTGTACTTACCTTGTCAACTCAGGAACAGAAGCCATTGAAGGGGCTTTGAAATTGGCTAAAAGAGTAAGTGGTAGAAAGAAAATTATTTCATTCAACAAAAGCTACCACGGTAGTACTCATGGTGCACTAAGTATTATGGGTAATGAAACTTATAAAACAAAATACCGTCCTTTACTTGACGATTGCCATTTAATAGACTACAACAGTATCGACCAACTAACAGCCATTGATGAAACTGTTGCCGCAGTAGTTGTAGAGCCAATACAAGGGGCTACAGGATTTTCTGTACCATCACAAGAGTGGCTAAATCAGTTAAGAAAACAGTGTACTGAAAGTGGAGTCTTATTGATTTTTGACGAAATACAAACTGGATTTGGACGTACAGGAAAGCTCTTTGCCATTGATACATTTTCAATCGTACCGGATATAATATGCATCGCCAAGGGAATGGGTGGTGGTATGCCAATAGGTTGCTTTATCAGCTCAAAGCCACATATGGATAAGCTAAAAGAAAATCCAAAATTAGGACACATCACTACCTTTGGTGGTCACCCTGTTTGCTGTGCAGCCTCTCTAGCAACGCTTACAGAACTCACCGAAAACAAAAGCATTATTGAGTCCGTTTCCAAAAAAGAACAACTATTCAGGACCCACTTAAATCATCCAAAAATTAAAGAAATCAGAGGAAAGGGACTTATGTTAGGTATAGAATTGGGCGATGCCGAATTATGCCAAAAAGTCGTTGAGAAATGCTACGATTTAGGAATAATTACATTTTTCTTTTTATTCACTAATACAGCTGTTCGCCTTTCTCCTCCACTCATTATCACTGAAGAAGAAATCATTGATGCTTGTCAGAAAATCAATACTCTATTAACTGAACTATCCTAA
- a CDS encoding VWA domain-containing protein has product MGLLHRHIATSLLIAFLSVFTCIPTTAQNASPSLTSVLFIFDASQSMYAQWEGNSRMEIAKELLSNMLDSLDNRDNIEVGLRCYGHQKPSPPQDCRDTRLEVKFGKNNIPAIKKRLESLRPRGTTPIAKALESGALDFPANTDDSRNVVILITDGIEECGGDPCAVSRLYQEKKIILKPFVIGIGLSEEYKKNFECVGTFYDARNPEQFKNILDVVISQVLNSTTVQVNLLDEYDKPTETNVPLSFYDAYSGILQYNFIHTINSKGNPDTLTIDPVLSYRVVAHTIPQTEAKGDWKLTPGKHTIIPIKSPQGELTISTSNNKSNLSCIVRKSGEMETLNIQDLNTSQKYITGSYDLEILTLPRIHQTVDIVQSQTTEVKIPESGLVVLSFSSQGYGSIFEMGNELKWICDLKPKKGRQNVYLLPGKYKIVYRAKNALQSAYTKEKIFRVSSIKTVSVKL; this is encoded by the coding sequence ATGGGCTTACTTCACAGACATATCGCTACATCTTTATTAATTGCTTTTCTGTCTGTTTTTACTTGTATCCCTACTACTGCTCAAAACGCATCTCCATCACTTACTAGTGTGTTATTTATATTCGATGCCTCACAAAGCATGTATGCCCAGTGGGAAGGAAACAGCAGAATGGAGATTGCTAAAGAACTACTTTCTAATATGCTTGACAGTCTCGACAATAGAGATAATATAGAAGTAGGATTAAGGTGTTATGGTCACCAAAAGCCCTCGCCTCCACAAGACTGTAGAGATACAAGACTGGAAGTTAAGTTTGGGAAAAATAATATTCCTGCTATAAAAAAAAGGCTAGAGAGTTTACGACCAAGAGGCACCACCCCTATCGCAAAAGCGTTAGAATCTGGAGCACTTGACTTCCCTGCCAATACAGATGACAGTAGGAATGTTGTTATACTCATCACCGATGGTATTGAAGAATGTGGCGGCGACCCATGTGCAGTTTCAAGATTATACCAAGAAAAAAAGATTATTCTTAAACCTTTTGTCATTGGAATTGGATTAAGTGAGGAATACAAAAAGAATTTTGAGTGTGTAGGAACATTCTACGATGCTAGAAACCCTGAACAGTTTAAAAACATTTTGGATGTCGTAATTTCTCAAGTGCTTAACTCCACCACAGTTCAAGTCAATTTATTGGATGAATACGATAAACCAACTGAAACGAATGTACCTTTAAGTTTTTACGATGCCTATTCAGGTATTTTACAATACAATTTCATTCACACCATTAACAGTAAAGGAAACCCTGATACTTTAACGATTGACCCAGTACTTAGTTATAGAGTTGTTGCCCATACCATACCGCAGACTGAAGCTAAAGGCGATTGGAAATTAACACCAGGAAAGCATACTATAATACCCATTAAATCGCCACAAGGAGAACTCACCATTTCAACCTCAAATAATAAATCGAATTTGAGCTGCATCGTTAGAAAATCAGGAGAAATGGAAACCCTAAATATTCAGGATTTAAACACTAGCCAAAAATATATTACAGGAAGTTATGACCTAGAAATACTGACTTTGCCACGAATTCACCAAACAGTAGATATCGTACAAAGCCAAACAACAGAAGTGAAAATTCCTGAGTCAGGCTTGGTAGTACTATCCTTTTCCTCACAGGGCTATGGAAGCATCTTCGAAATGGGTAATGAGCTAAAGTGGATATGCGATTTAAAGCCCAAAAAAGGCAGACAAAACGTTTACCTTTTACCTGGGAAATACAAGATAGTGTACAGAGCTAAAAATGCCCTACAAAGTGCCTATACCAAAGAAAAAATATTTAGAGTAAGTTCAATAAAAACGGTTTCAGTAAAATTATAA
- a CDS encoding TIGR03643 family protein: MKDFSLKDIDRIIEMAWEDRTPFDAIELQFNLKENEVRQLMRKHMKRSSFVMWRKRVKKRRTKHSALRGFLKGRFKSYNQKN, translated from the coding sequence ATGAAAGATTTCTCTCTAAAAGATATTGACAGAATTATAGAAATGGCATGGGAAGATAGAACGCCTTTTGATGCTATAGAACTTCAATTTAACTTAAAAGAGAATGAGGTGCGTCAACTTATGCGAAAGCATATGAAACGGTCATCTTTTGTGATGTGGCGAAAGCGTGTTAAGAAAAGACGTACAAAGCATTCTGCTCTTAGAGGGTTTTTAAAAGGGCGTTTTAAATCCTATAATCAGAAAAATTAG
- the ychF gene encoding redox-regulated ATPase YchF — translation MALKCGIVGLPNVGKSTLFNCLSNAKAQSANFPFCTIEPNVGVITVPDDRLTHLENLVKPQRVMPTTVEIVDIAGLVKGASKGEGLGNKFLANIRETDAIIHVLRCFENDNIVHVDGSVDPIRDKETIDIELQLKDLEAVEKKLQKYEKLSRTGDKNANVVVDVLKKYVKHLEQGKSVRSIELEEKEKEHISDLMLLTDKPIMYVCNVDEASIKNGNAYVDKVKEIVKNENAAVLMIAASTEADIAELESYEERQMFLEDMGLDEPGVSKLIRSAYELLDLSTYFTAGEKEVRAWTIKDGMKAPQAAGVIHTDFEKGFIRAEVIKYADFLELGSELACKENGKMSVEGKDYVVSDGDIMHFRFNT, via the coding sequence ATGGCATTGAAATGTGGAATTGTAGGATTACCTAATGTTGGAAAGTCAACCCTGTTTAATTGTTTGTCTAATGCTAAGGCACAATCGGCTAATTTCCCCTTTTGTACTATAGAACCAAATGTAGGAGTGATTACCGTTCCTGATGATAGACTTACTCATTTAGAAAATTTGGTGAAGCCACAACGAGTAATGCCCACTACAGTGGAAATTGTGGATATTGCTGGACTGGTAAAAGGTGCTAGTAAAGGTGAGGGTTTGGGAAATAAATTCTTAGCTAATATTAGAGAAACAGATGCCATTATTCACGTTTTACGATGCTTTGAAAATGATAATATCGTTCATGTAGACGGTTCAGTTGACCCTATTAGAGATAAAGAAACCATTGATATTGAATTGCAATTGAAGGATTTAGAGGCTGTTGAAAAGAAACTTCAGAAGTATGAAAAACTGTCGAGAACGGGTGACAAAAACGCTAATGTTGTGGTTGATGTGCTGAAAAAGTATGTGAAGCATTTAGAGCAGGGTAAATCAGTAAGAAGTATTGAATTAGAGGAGAAAGAGAAAGAACATATTTCAGATTTAATGCTATTGACTGATAAGCCTATCATGTACGTCTGTAATGTTGATGAAGCGTCTATCAAAAATGGCAATGCCTATGTTGATAAAGTTAAGGAGATAGTAAAAAATGAAAATGCTGCCGTATTAATGATTGCAGCCTCTACTGAGGCAGATATTGCCGAACTGGAAAGCTACGAAGAAAGGCAAATGTTTTTAGAAGATATGGGACTAGATGAGCCAGGTGTTAGTAAACTAATCCGTTCGGCCTATGAGTTACTAGACTTGTCAACCTATTTTACGGCAGGAGAAAAAGAAGTAAGAGCTTGGACTATTAAGGACGGTATGAAGGCACCACAAGCCGCTGGCGTTATTCATACTGACTTTGAAAAAGGATTTATTAGAGCGGAAGTTATCAAGTATGCCGACTTTTTAGAGCTTGGCTCTGAATTAGCATGTAAAGAAAATGGTAAGATGTCCGTTGAAGGGAAAGACTATGTAGTTTCTGACGGAGACATTATGCACTTCAGATTCAATACCTGA
- a CDS encoding T9SS type A sorting domain-containing protein — protein MKTFSLIFILLPLFALSQMVSTVNSEVPLLTFDKPSDIEQLILEDDTKDGTYFRFAKMVYCDLSPKNSGVWTEVEGGKVWSLAISATDAKAISLYYDKFWIPSQGRLYIYKPDKSQKIGPFTSQHNHESGVFATELIYGDILILEYFQPHSETADLELHINRFAYAYKDISGGQLGGYNSSDDCQVNANCDEGNAWENQKKSVCRIQIADGFFSGLCSGALVNNTLNDCTPYVLSADHCFDGGDISANNLNQSIFYFNYRSSGCNNSVPNNTYSITGCQKLSNSGGEGDNGDSDFFLVELNSEPDFDPYFAGWNRTNSAASSGVSIHHPSGDIMKISTFTNSLYTTGGLGFGNDNSTHWGVVWNGTANGHGVTEGGSSGSSIFNQNGLVVGVLTGGASYCDATNQSDVYGKIWHAWDQMGNTSDKQLKPWLDPVNSNVTTLNGIYCNQSAQVISAFTSSETVVCKSTPVTFTSISTGNINSYEWTFNGGEPSSASGPGPHTVSYNFTGDYDVSLVVNGDENSDTYTQTDYISVAPNVVELDFLPDCYGEEISWFLENENGQQLYAVSSGYYPGGSSSTDLEANPVAVVENWCLPNGCYEFTVEDEYGDGLYGSQHSCKFDGDFTIYDGTGAVLAELNSPNSDFGDDITLDFCVDSPLGVNEQTMEFDVFPNPSTGKFSLVGKQRGEVKIYNTLSQEVFSTLKNSEQLYIDLSQLEKGLYFIHFDRSVRKLILH, from the coding sequence ATGAAAACGTTTTCACTCATTTTTATTTTACTTCCTTTATTTGCATTAAGCCAGATGGTATCCACTGTAAATTCAGAAGTTCCTTTATTGACTTTTGATAAACCATCCGATATTGAACAGCTTATTCTAGAAGACGATACCAAAGATGGCACTTATTTCAGATTTGCCAAAATGGTATATTGCGATTTATCACCAAAAAATAGTGGTGTTTGGACAGAGGTAGAAGGGGGCAAAGTATGGTCTCTTGCCATCTCTGCGACTGATGCTAAAGCCATCTCTTTATATTACGATAAATTTTGGATTCCTTCACAAGGTAGATTGTATATTTATAAGCCAGACAAAAGTCAAAAAATAGGTCCTTTTACATCTCAACACAATCATGAATCTGGCGTATTTGCTACAGAACTTATTTATGGTGACATATTAATTCTTGAATATTTTCAGCCACATTCTGAAACGGCCGACTTAGAGCTTCATATCAACCGTTTTGCCTATGCTTACAAAGATATTTCTGGTGGACAGTTAGGAGGCTATAATTCATCTGACGATTGTCAAGTTAACGCCAATTGTGATGAAGGTAATGCTTGGGAAAACCAAAAGAAATCGGTATGTAGAATACAAATTGCAGATGGCTTCTTTTCTGGCTTGTGTTCTGGTGCATTGGTAAATAATACCCTTAACGATTGTACGCCTTACGTTCTTTCAGCAGACCATTGTTTTGATGGAGGAGATATCAGTGCTAATAATTTAAATCAGTCTATTTTTTATTTTAACTACCGTTCTTCTGGCTGTAATAATTCTGTACCTAATAACACTTATTCTATAACCGGTTGTCAAAAGCTTTCGAATAGTGGGGGCGAAGGGGATAATGGCGATTCTGATTTCTTCTTAGTAGAGCTTAATAGTGAGCCCGATTTTGACCCTTATTTTGCCGGTTGGAACAGAACTAATTCTGCTGCATCTAGTGGGGTGAGTATTCATCACCCAAGTGGAGATATCATGAAGATTTCGACTTTTACAAATTCTCTATACACTACTGGTGGCTTAGGTTTTGGAAACGATAACTCAACACATTGGGGAGTGGTTTGGAATGGAACTGCGAATGGTCATGGCGTTACTGAAGGCGGTTCTTCAGGCTCTTCAATTTTCAATCAAAATGGATTGGTTGTTGGAGTCCTAACAGGTGGAGCCTCTTATTGTGATGCTACTAACCAAAGCGATGTTTATGGTAAAATATGGCATGCTTGGGATCAGATGGGTAATACCAGCGACAAACAACTGAAACCATGGCTAGATCCAGTCAATTCTAATGTAACTACTTTAAATGGAATCTATTGTAATCAATCGGCTCAAGTTATTTCGGCATTTACAAGTTCTGAAACTGTTGTATGTAAAAGCACTCCAGTAACATTTACTTCAATTTCAACAGGAAATATCAACTCTTATGAATGGACATTTAATGGTGGTGAACCTTCATCAGCTAGTGGTCCTGGTCCTCATACGGTCAGCTATAATTTCACTGGAGATTATGATGTGAGCTTAGTAGTGAATGGCGATGAAAATTCCGATACTTATACCCAAACGGATTATATTAGTGTTGCACCTAATGTAGTGGAGCTTGACTTTTTACCTGATTGCTATGGAGAAGAAATATCATGGTTCTTAGAAAATGAGAATGGTCAACAATTGTATGCTGTCTCTAGTGGGTATTACCCAGGTGGTAGTTCATCAACTGATTTGGAAGCTAACCCAGTAGCTGTTGTTGAAAATTGGTGCTTGCCCAACGGTTGTTATGAATTTACTGTTGAAGATGAGTATGGCGATGGCTTATACGGTTCTCAACATTCCTGTAAGTTTGATGGAGATTTTACCATTTACGATGGAACTGGTGCTGTTTTGGCAGAATTAAACTCTCCAAATTCGGACTTTGGCGATGATATTACTCTTGATTTTTGTGTGGATAGTCCTTTGGGAGTAAATGAGCAGACTATGGAGTTTGATGTTTTTCCAAACCCTTCTACTGGAAAATTTTCTCTAGTTGGCAAACAAAGAGGAGAAGTAAAAATATATAATACCCTTTCTCAAGAGGTATTTTCCACTTTAAAGAATTCTGAACAATTGTATATCGATTTAAGTCAGTTGGAAAAAGGCTTGTATTTCATTCACTTTGATAGGTCAGTGAGAAAACTAATTCTCCACTAG